A stretch of Cicer arietinum cultivar CDC Frontier isolate Library 1 chromosome 5, Cicar.CDCFrontier_v2.0, whole genome shotgun sequence DNA encodes these proteins:
- the LOC101490935 gene encoding glutamyl-tRNA reductase 1, chloroplastic-like, protein MAVSTTFSAAKLESIFLKSSSSRALSSTNNHVSLLPKPRTTFIQKGIIRCDAQNSDAQSNATTLSALEQLKTSAADRYTKERSSIVVIGLSVHTAPVEMREKLAIPEAEWPRAIAELCSLNHIEEAAVLSTCNRMEIYVVALSQHRGVKEVMEWMSKTSSIPVSELCEHRFLLYNKDATQHLFQVSAGLESLVLGEGQILAQVKQVVKVGQGVNGFGRNISGLFKHAITVGKRVRAETNIAAGAVSVSSAAVELAYMKLPRASHDNARMLVIGAGKMGKLVIKHLVAKGCTRMVVVNRTEERVAAIRDELRDIEIIYKPLSEMHSCASEADVVFTSTASETPLFMKENVKDLPPASQDVGGRRLFIDISVPRNVGSCVSDIESARVYNVDDLKEVVAANKEDRLRKAMEAQAIIGEELKQFEAWRDSLETVPTIKKLRAYAERIRAAELEKCLGKMGDGIPKKTRKAVDDLSRGIVNRLLHGPMQHLRCDGSDSRTLTETLENMHALNRMFSLETEIAVLEQKIRAKVEQNQK, encoded by the exons ATGGCCGTTTCAACCACTTTCTCCGCTGCCAAATTGGAGTCTATTTTCCTCAAATCTTCCTCTTCAAGGGCATTATCGTCCACTAACAACCATGTATCACTTCTCCCAAAACCCAGAACCACCTTCATTCAAAAAGGGATTATTCGATGTGATGCTCAAAATTCTGATGCTCAAAGTAATGCTACCACCCTCTCTGCTCTTGAACAGCTCAAAACTTCTGCAGCTGATA GGTATACAAAGGAAAGGAGCAGCATTGTCGTCATTGGGCTCAGTGTGCACACGGCTCCAGTGGAAATGCGTGAAAAACTTGCCATTCCAGAAGCTGAGTGGCCTAGAGCTATTGCAGAGCTGTGCAGTCTCAATCATATTGAAGAAGCAGCTGTTCTGAGTACCTGCAACCGAATGGAGATATATGTCGTCGCCCTATCCCAACACCGTGGTGTGAAAGAGGTCATggaatggatgtcaaaa ACAAGTTCCATTCCTGTTTCAGAGCTTTGTGAGCATCGGTTCTTACTTTACAACAAAGATGCCACACAGCATCTTTTTCAAGTATCAGCAGGTCTTGAGTCTCTAGTATTGGGGGAGGGTCAAATCCTTGCTCAGGTTAAGCAAGTTGTCAAAGTTGGACAAGGAGTTAATGGCTTTGGAAGAAACATTAGTGGACTATTCAAGCATGCAATAACTGTCGGAAAAAGGGTTAGAGCGGAGACTAATATTGCTGCTGGGGCAGTTTCTGTGAGTTCAGCCGCTGTTGAATTGGCCTATATGAAACTACCTCGTGCCTCACACGATAATGCCAGGATGCTGGTTATCGGTGCTGGGAAGATGGGAAAGCTAGTAATCAAACATTTGGTTGCGAAAGGTTGCACAAGGATGGTTGTTGTCAATAGAACTGAGGAGAGAGTTGCTGCAATACGCGATGAACTGAGGGATATTGAAATAATTTACAAACCTCTTTCAGAAATGCACTCCTGTGCCAGTGAAGCAGATGTAGTTTTCACCAGTACAGCATCAGAAACCCCATTATTCATGAAAGAGAATGTCAAAGACCTTCCTCCTGCAAGTCAAGATGTCGGAGGCCGTCGTCTTTTCATTGACATTTCTGTTCCTCGAAACGTTGGTTCATGTGTCTCAGATATTGAATCTGCACGAGTTTACAATGTTGATGATCTTAAAGAGGTTGTGGCTGCCAACAAAGAGGATCGGCTAAGAAAAGCAATGGAAGCGCAAGCAATCATTGGTGAAGAGTTAAAACAATTTGAAGCTTGGAGGGACTCGCTGGAAACTGTTCCTACCATTAAAAAATTGAGAGCCTATGCTGAAAGGATCAGGGCTGCTGAGCTTGAGAAATGCTTAGGTAAGATGGGCGATGGTATCCCAAAGAAGACACGGAAAGCTGTGGATGATCTTAGTCGGGGTATTGTGAATAGGTTACTTCACGGTCCAATGCAACATTTAAGGTGTGACGGGAGTGACAGCCGAACTCTAACCGAGACCCTTGAGAACATGCATGCTTTGAATAGAATGTTCAGCCTTGAGACCGAAATAGCTGTCTTGGAGCAAAAGATTCGAGCGAAGGTCGAACAAAACCAGAAGTGA
- the LOC101490612 gene encoding E3 ubiquitin-protein ligase WAV3: MGTGWRRAFCTRDPESTISDKNNNGSPSPSPRSCARLSFLSGTSNPSTPRLPQSQPVSSPSLRCRTITEAASQTNDSPRFQSKNNTPRANSTSNPTSPRSPLKLSLFKNSFKFRSSCGICLNSVKTGQGKAIYTAECAHAFHFPCIAAHVRNHGTLVCPVCNATWKDVPLLAAHKNLASESERTNEIPNAIEKTPMENHSSVFRTKNLDQVQQQNQLKHSESARSYDDDEPLISPSAGGGRIITIPEADENEEEEDDDNVEFQGFFVNTKSNSSSNKSYSDDLQIGDGDSRTVQMKLMPECAVVSVSRTHETYALVLKVKAPPPLRGGSSTVDASRRAPIDLVTVLDVGGSMTSAKLHMLKRAMRLVISSLGPADRLSIVAFSAISKRLLPLKRMTAQGQRLARRIVDRLVTGEGNSVGEALRKATRVLEDRRERNPVASVMLLSDGQDEKVHNRNKTNQRKTWSHASSTRFAHIEIPVHAFGFGSKSSIGYSHEPGEDAFAKCVGGLLSVVVQDLRIQLGFQSYSGRAEINAIYSCSGRPMLLSPGAVRLGDLYAEEERELLVELSIPASALGGGTHHVMTVRCLYKDPASQEIVYGKEQGLTVPLPQSLTVRSSGTRIERLRNLFITTRAIAEARRLLDHNNDFTSAHHLLASARGLLIQSGSASAEQYVRGLEAELAELHWRRQREQVQVEFQQQQIMQQRRRGGEREMNMVDENGEPLTPTSAWRAAEKLAKMAMVKKSLNKVSDLHGFENARF; the protein is encoded by the exons ATGGGTACCGGTTGGAGAAGAGCCTTTTGCACACGAGACCCTGAATCTACCATATCAGATAAAAACAACAACGGAAGCCCAAGCCCAAGCCCAAGAAGCTGTGCTCGTTTGAGTTTTCTTTCTGGAACTAGCAATCCTTCCACTCCACGTTTGCCTCAATCTCAACCAGTTTCAAGTCCAAGTCTTCGTTGCCGTACCATAACTGAAGCAGCTTCTCAAACAAATGATAGCCCAAGATTTCAATCCAAAAATAACACCCCAAGAGCTAACTCCACATCAAATCCAACTTCTCCTCGCTCTCCTCTCAAATTATCCCTCTTCAAAAACAGCTTCAAATTCAGG AGTAGCTGTGGAATCTGTTTGAATAGTGTGAAAACGGGACAGGGGAAAGCAATATACACAGCGGAATGTGCACATGCGTTTCATTTCCCGTGCATCGCAGCACATGTACGCAACCATGGAACTCTAGTTTGTCCTGTCTGCAACGCCACATGGAAAGACGTACCATTACTAGCGGCGCACAAGAATCTCGCTTCGGAATCCGAGAGGACCAACGAAATTCCCAATGCAATCGAGAAAACACCCATGGAAAATCACTCTTCCGTTTTCAGAACCAAGAATTTGGATCAGgttcaacaacaaaatcaattgAAGCATTCTGAATCAGCGAGAtcttatgatgatgatgaaccTCTCATTTCTCCGTCCGCCGGTGGTGGAAGAATCATCACTATTCCTGAAGCCGATGAAAAcgaagaggaagaagacgatgatAACGTCGAGTTTCAAGGTTTTTTCGTCAACACGAAATCTAATTCCTCCTCAAATAAATCTTACTCTGACGATTTACAAATCGGCGACGGAGATTCAAGAACTGTTCAGATGAAGTTAATGCCGGAATGTGCCGTCGTATCAGTTTCACGTACTCATGAGACTTACGCtttggttttaaaagtaaaGGCACCGCCGCCGCTTCGCGGCGGAAGTAGCACTGTGGACGCTTCACGGCGAGCGCCGATAGATCTTGTTACAGTGCTTGACGTTGGTGGAAGCATGACAAGCGCGAAGCTTCATATGCTGAAGCGCGCGATGCGTTTGGTTATTTCATCTCTTGGACCTGCTGATAGGCTTTCTATTGTGGCTTTTTCTGCTATTTCCAAACGTCTCTTACCTTTGAAAAGAATGACGGCTCAAGGCCAGCGTTTGGCTCGGCGCATCGTTGACCGGCTTGTAACCGGTGAAGGAAACAGTGTAGGTGAAGCTTTGAGAAAAGCTACAAGAGTATTAGAGGATCGTAGAGAAAGAAACCCGGTAGCTAGCGTTATGCTTCTATCCGACGGCCAAGATGAAAAGGTTCACAACCGTAATAAAACAAATCAACGGAAGACGTGGAGCCACGCGTCTTCAACCCGTTTCGCGCACATTGAAATTCCGGTTCACGCGTTTGGGTTTGGAAGCAAGAGCT CTATCGGTTACAGTCACGAACCGGGTGAGGACGCTTTTGCAAAGTGCGTTGGTGGGCTTTTGAGTGTGGTAGTTCAAGATTTAAGGATTCAGCTGGGCTTTCAGTCTTATTCGGGCCGTGCTGAGATAAACGCAATTTACTCGTGTAGTGGGAGGCCCATGTTGTTGAGCCCAGGAGCAGTACGGCTCGGCGATTTGTACGCTGAAGAAGAGAGGGAGCTATTGGTTGAGCTGAGTATTCCCGCGTCAGCTTTGGGGGGTGGGACCCACCATGTGATGACGGTACGGTGTCTGTATAAGGACCCCGCAAGTCAAGAGATTGTATACGGTAAGGAACAGGGACTTACGGTGCCGCTACCTCAGTCTCTGACCGTACGATCATCAGGAACAAGGATCGAGAGGCTGAGGAATCTGTTCATAACCACTCGAGCCATAGCTGAGGCTAGGAGGCTTCTGGATCACAATAATGACTTCACCAGCGCTCATCATTTACTTGCATCGGCTCGTGGGCTTCTGATTCAATCTGGCTCAGCTTCAGCTGAGCAATATGTGCGCGGCTTGGAAGCTGAGCTTGCAGAGCTTCATTGGAGGAGACAGAGAGAACAGGTTCAAGTTGAGTTTCAGCAGCAACAAATAATGCAACAACGGAGAAGAGGGGGTGAGAGGGAGATGAATATGGTGGATGAAAATGGTGAGCCGCTTACACCTACATCGGCTTGGAGAGCGGCTGAGAAGCTGGCTAAGATGGCAATGGTGAAGAAGTCTTTGAATAAAGTCAGCGACTTGCACGGCTTCGAAAACGCTAGGTTTTAA